The Vibrio navarrensis genome has a segment encoding these proteins:
- the murE gene encoding UDP-N-acetylmuramoyl-L-alanyl-D-glutamate--2,6-diaminopimelate ligase — MTTSISLASLLSPWAIYPELNAVTVTSLELDSRKIRAGDTFVAMIGQQTDGRRFIDTAIANGANAVIASACSQHSHASLEYRGDVPVVYVEQLDMQLSAIAGKLYPHPQMRLIGVTGTNGKTTITQLIAQWLQLLGESAAVMGTTGNGFLHNLQPAANTTGSAVEVQKTLATLAQQGAQTTALEVSSHGLVQGRVKDLNFAAGVFTNLSRDHLDYHGTMEAYAQAKMSLFTEHQCQQAIINVDDPIGAQWFAELERGIAVSLQPQTSAERTLWATRVDYAQSGITLEFDGCFGTGRFQAPLIGEFNATNLMLALATLLSLGFDKQALLDSAAQLQPVLGRMELFQAPGRAKVVVDYAHTPDALEKALQALRVHCQGKLWAIFGCGGDRDKGKRPMMAEIAERLGDCVILTDDNPRSEDASQIIADMLAGLASPQLAVVEHDRFKALQHALQHAHADDIILLAGKGHEDYQVLSHQTIHYSDRESAQQLLGIQPC; from the coding sequence ATGACAACATCCATCAGTTTGGCCAGCTTGTTATCGCCTTGGGCGATTTATCCAGAGCTCAACGCCGTAACGGTCACTTCCCTTGAGTTGGACAGTCGCAAGATTCGTGCAGGGGATACCTTCGTGGCAATGATTGGCCAGCAAACCGACGGTCGCCGTTTTATCGATACCGCCATCGCCAATGGTGCCAATGCGGTGATCGCCAGTGCTTGCTCTCAACATTCGCACGCCAGTTTGGAGTACCGAGGGGATGTGCCCGTGGTGTATGTCGAGCAGCTCGACATGCAGCTTTCGGCCATTGCCGGGAAACTCTATCCGCATCCGCAGATGCGCTTGATTGGCGTGACGGGCACCAACGGTAAAACCACCATCACGCAATTGATCGCCCAGTGGCTGCAACTGCTCGGTGAGTCGGCGGCAGTGATGGGGACGACAGGCAATGGTTTTCTGCATAACTTGCAGCCCGCCGCCAATACCACAGGTAGCGCTGTCGAAGTGCAGAAAACGTTGGCGACGCTAGCGCAGCAAGGCGCACAAACCACCGCGTTGGAAGTCTCTTCTCACGGCTTAGTGCAAGGGCGAGTGAAAGATCTCAACTTTGCCGCAGGCGTGTTTACTAACTTAAGTCGTGACCACCTCGATTACCACGGCACGATGGAGGCTTATGCACAGGCCAAAATGAGCCTGTTTACTGAACATCAATGCCAGCAAGCGATCATCAATGTCGATGATCCGATTGGTGCTCAATGGTTTGCCGAGCTTGAGCGCGGTATTGCTGTCTCGCTGCAGCCACAAACGTCCGCAGAGCGCACCCTTTGGGCAACGCGTGTCGACTACGCGCAAAGCGGCATCACGCTTGAGTTTGATGGCTGTTTCGGTACTGGCCGTTTTCAAGCGCCGCTGATCGGCGAATTCAATGCCACCAATTTGATGTTGGCACTGGCCACCTTGCTCAGTCTCGGCTTTGATAAACAAGCGCTGCTCGATAGTGCGGCCCAATTGCAACCCGTGCTTGGTCGTATGGAGCTTTTCCAAGCTCCGGGCCGAGCAAAAGTGGTGGTGGATTATGCTCACACGCCCGACGCTCTGGAAAAAGCCTTGCAAGCGCTGCGCGTACATTGTCAGGGTAAGCTGTGGGCCATTTTTGGCTGCGGTGGTGACCGAGACAAAGGCAAACGGCCGATGATGGCGGAAATCGCCGAGCGGCTCGGGGATTGTGTGATCCTCACCGATGACAATCCACGCAGTGAAGATGCCTCGCAGATCATCGCCGATATGTTAGCCGGTCTTGCCTCGCCGCAGTTGGCCGTTGTGGAGCATGATCGCTTCAAAGCGCTGCAACACGCCTTGCAGCATGCCCATGCCGACGACATCATTTTATTGGCGGGCAAAGGGCACGAAGATTACCAAGTGTTATCCCATCAGACGATTCACTATTCTGATCGTGAATCGGCGCAGCAACTTTTAGGAATTCAGCCATGCTAG
- a CDS encoding UDP-N-acetylmuramoyl-tripeptide--D-alanyl-D-alanine ligase, with protein MLDTTLSHLAQLTEGQLIGEDALFSSVSTDTRQIEKGALFVALVGDRFDAHHFCQQALQAGASALLVQRALDLPVAQVVVQDTKLALGQLAADVHQRCQTATVAITGSCGKTTVKEMTASILQQKGKVLFTAGNFNNDIGVPLTLLRSQEDDDYAVIELGANHIGEIAYTTRLVKPQIALVNNVAAAHLEGFGSIDGVKKAKGEIYQGLAAGDVAVVNLDSNGGDAWQSVLADKKVVTFSAHDPNADFYASDVYLNEEGLAKFVLHTPQQAWPISLGIIGQHNVSNAIAASIIALHFGASKEEIQAGLRNLMPVKGRVDVQRLTDKIKLIDDSYNASVPAMKAAVDLLGSFSGTRWLILGYMAELGDESLALHRQVGEHAAPFGFEHVLTFGEDTRMISDLCQGLHFADHSAMIDYIKQHLASDTESSHTLLVKGANSAGMSNVVAALKENFK; from the coding sequence ATGCTAGACACCACGCTTAGCCATTTGGCTCAGCTCACTGAGGGCCAGCTTATCGGTGAGGATGCTCTTTTTTCCAGTGTTTCCACCGACACCCGTCAGATTGAAAAAGGGGCGCTGTTTGTTGCCTTAGTGGGAGATCGTTTCGACGCGCACCATTTTTGCCAGCAAGCGTTGCAGGCTGGCGCAAGTGCTTTATTAGTGCAACGCGCGCTTGATCTGCCTGTTGCGCAAGTGGTTGTCCAAGACACGAAACTGGCGCTCGGCCAGTTAGCGGCCGATGTGCATCAGCGCTGCCAGACGGCGACGGTGGCGATCACCGGAAGCTGCGGGAAAACCACCGTCAAAGAGATGACCGCCAGTATTTTGCAGCAAAAAGGCAAGGTGCTGTTTACCGCCGGTAATTTTAACAACGACATCGGCGTGCCGCTTACGCTGCTGCGCTCACAAGAAGATGATGACTACGCGGTGATTGAGCTGGGTGCCAACCACATTGGCGAGATTGCTTACACCACCCGTTTAGTCAAACCGCAAATTGCCCTGGTCAATAACGTGGCGGCCGCGCATCTGGAAGGCTTTGGCTCGATTGACGGAGTGAAAAAAGCGAAAGGTGAAATCTATCAAGGGCTTGCTGCCGGCGATGTGGCAGTGGTCAACCTAGATAGTAACGGCGGAGACGCATGGCAATCGGTGTTGGCCGATAAAAAAGTCGTGACCTTCTCGGCGCACGATCCAAATGCCGACTTTTATGCCTCTGACGTTTATCTTAATGAAGAGGGCCTAGCAAAGTTTGTTTTGCACACGCCACAGCAAGCTTGGCCTATCTCGCTGGGGATCATTGGTCAGCATAACGTCAGTAATGCGATTGCGGCTTCGATCATCGCGCTGCATTTTGGTGCGAGTAAGGAAGAAATTCAGGCAGGGCTGCGCAATTTGATGCCCGTAAAAGGCCGCGTGGATGTCCAACGTCTCACCGATAAGATTAAACTGATCGATGACAGCTATAATGCTAGCGTCCCAGCAATGAAAGCCGCCGTGGATCTTTTGGGGAGCTTTTCAGGTACGCGCTGGCTAATTTTAGGCTACATGGCCGAATTGGGGGATGAAAGTCTTGCACTTCATCGTCAAGTCGGTGAACATGCTGCCCCATTTGGTTTTGAGCACGTTCTTACTTTTGGTGAGGACACAAGAATGATTAGCGATCTGTGTCAGGGGCTTCACTTCGCTGACCATAGCGCCATGATCGATTATATCAAGCAGCATCTCGCTTCTGACACCGAATCGAGCCATACCTTATTGGTAAAAGGGGCGAACTCGGCTGGCATGAGTAACGTTGTGGCTGCTTTGAAGGAGAACTTTAAATGA
- the mraY gene encoding phospho-N-acetylmuramoyl-pentapeptide-transferase — translation MIIWLAELLQPYFSFFRLFEYLSFRAILSVLTALGLSLWMGPKMIKRLQLLQIGQVVRNEGPESHFSKRGTPTMGGIMILTAITVTVLLWANLSNPYVWAVLAVLLGYGAVGFADDYRKVVRKNTDGLIARWKYFWQSAIALVVAFALYAYGKDTAATQLVVPFFKDVMPQLGLMYVILTYFVIVGTGNAVNLTDGLDGLAIMPTVLVSAGFAVIAWATGNVNFAQYLHIPYLPHASELVVVCTAMVGAGLGFLWFNTYPAQVFMGDVGSLALGGALGTIAVLVRQELVLVIMGGVFVMETLSVILQVGSYKLRGQRIFRMAPIHHHYELKGWPEPRVIVRFWIISIVLVLIGLATLKVR, via the coding sequence ATGATTATTTGGCTTGCCGAGCTGCTACAGCCATATTTTTCTTTCTTCCGCTTGTTTGAATACTTGTCGTTTCGCGCCATCTTAAGTGTCCTAACGGCGCTTGGCCTCTCGCTTTGGATGGGGCCTAAGATGATCAAACGGCTGCAACTGCTGCAAATTGGTCAAGTGGTGCGCAATGAGGGGCCGGAGTCCCATTTCAGTAAGCGTGGTACCCCGACCATGGGCGGCATCATGATCCTAACGGCAATCACGGTTACCGTATTGCTGTGGGCGAACCTCTCGAACCCCTATGTGTGGGCGGTGCTGGCTGTGTTGCTTGGTTATGGCGCAGTTGGCTTTGCCGACGATTATCGTAAAGTGGTGCGCAAAAACACCGATGGCCTGATTGCTCGCTGGAAGTATTTCTGGCAGTCGGCGATTGCGCTCGTTGTGGCGTTTGCTCTGTACGCGTATGGCAAAGACACCGCTGCCACTCAGTTAGTGGTGCCTTTTTTCAAAGATGTGATGCCGCAGCTTGGCTTAATGTACGTTATCCTCACCTATTTTGTGATTGTCGGAACCGGAAACGCGGTCAATTTGACCGACGGATTAGATGGTTTGGCCATCATGCCAACTGTACTGGTATCGGCCGGGTTTGCCGTGATTGCCTGGGCGACTGGCAACGTCAACTTCGCTCAATATCTGCATATTCCGTATCTGCCGCATGCTTCTGAGCTGGTGGTGGTGTGTACCGCGATGGTGGGCGCCGGGCTGGGCTTTCTGTGGTTTAACACTTACCCAGCCCAAGTATTTATGGGTGATGTCGGCTCGTTAGCGCTTGGTGGTGCACTGGGCACCATCGCCGTGTTGGTGCGTCAAGAGCTGGTGTTGGTGATCATGGGCGGCGTGTTTGTGATGGAAACCCTGTCGGTCATTCTTCAGGTTGGCTCATACAAGTTACGTGGCCAGCGCATTTTCCGCATGGCACCGATTCACCATCACTACGAATTAAAAGGTTGGCCAGAACCGCGCGTGATCGTGCGCTTTTGGATCATCTCTATTGTTTTGGTCTTGATTGGTCTTGCGACGCTGAAAGTGCGTTAA
- the murD gene encoding UDP-N-acetylmuramoyl-L-alanine--D-glutamate ligase — MERWQSIKNVVVVGLGITGLSVVKHLRKTQPQLQLKVMDTRPTPPGADKLPAGIELHTGGWNDAWLSQADLVVTNPGIALATPQIQAVLAKGTPVVGDIELFAWAADKPVLAITGSNGKSTVTDLCGVMANACGVKAAIGGNIGVPALDLLQQEVELYVLELSSFQLETTASLSLVAAAFLNLSEDHMDRYQGMDDYRQAKLRIFQHAQTAIVNRDDVQTYPLSPMPLISFGSDAEEFGLITWQGQSWLAQNGQPILPSSELKLVGQHNVANVLVVLALLSAAGIDYRKGLEALKSYTGLTHRCQVVADNRGIKWVNDSKATNLASTQAALSGLHCTGKLYLLVGGDGKGADFSPLAPVLANLPVELCCFGADGDKFMPLHPSAKRFERMEDVIEQISVQLQSGDMVMLSPACASFDQFSNFMARGDRFAELARQYA; from the coding sequence ATGGAACGTTGGCAATCGATAAAAAATGTGGTGGTCGTAGGGCTCGGAATAACCGGGCTCTCTGTCGTTAAACACCTGAGAAAAACACAACCTCAGTTGCAGCTTAAGGTGATGGATACTCGCCCGACGCCGCCGGGCGCAGACAAACTGCCAGCAGGCATTGAGCTACATACGGGTGGCTGGAATGACGCTTGGCTTAGCCAAGCCGATCTGGTGGTCACCAATCCCGGAATCGCTTTAGCAACCCCACAGATTCAGGCCGTGCTTGCGAAAGGTACGCCTGTGGTTGGTGACATTGAGCTGTTTGCCTGGGCGGCAGACAAGCCAGTGTTGGCGATTACCGGCTCCAACGGCAAAAGCACCGTTACCGACCTGTGTGGTGTGATGGCCAATGCCTGCGGGGTAAAAGCAGCCATCGGTGGCAACATTGGTGTACCTGCTCTTGATTTGTTGCAGCAAGAGGTCGAACTCTACGTGCTGGAGTTGTCGAGTTTTCAGCTGGAAACCACCGCCAGTTTGTCACTGGTGGCGGCGGCGTTTCTCAATCTTTCCGAAGATCACATGGATCGCTATCAGGGCATGGACGACTATCGCCAAGCCAAACTGCGCATTTTCCAACACGCGCAAACCGCCATCGTCAATCGTGATGATGTGCAAACTTATCCGCTCTCGCCGATGCCATTGATCTCGTTTGGCTCTGATGCAGAAGAATTTGGCTTAATCACTTGGCAAGGTCAGTCATGGTTGGCGCAAAACGGTCAGCCCATCTTGCCAAGCAGCGAGTTAAAACTGGTGGGTCAGCATAACGTGGCGAACGTGTTGGTCGTGCTAGCCCTACTAAGCGCGGCAGGAATTGATTATCGAAAAGGGCTGGAGGCGCTGAAGTCTTACACCGGGTTGACACACCGGTGTCAGGTTGTCGCCGATAATCGCGGCATTAAGTGGGTCAATGATTCGAAAGCGACTAATCTGGCCAGCACTCAAGCAGCTTTGTCGGGCTTGCACTGCACGGGCAAGCTCTATCTTTTGGTCGGTGGCGACGGCAAAGGGGCCGATTTTTCACCGTTAGCCCCTGTTTTGGCCAATTTGCCCGTCGAACTCTGCTGTTTTGGTGCGGATGGCGATAAGTTTATGCCTTTGCATCCGTCGGCCAAACGCTTTGAACGGATGGAAGATGTGATTGAGCAGATATCTGTGCAATTGCAATCGGGAGATATGGTGATGCTTTCGCCTGCCTGTGCTAGTTTTGACCAGTTCAGTAACTTTATGGCGCGCGGCGATCGATTCGCTGAACTGGCGCGCCAGTACGCATAG
- the ftsW gene encoding cell division protein FtsW, with protein MVKAAHFRTTLLGWFGHSAPEALFDRQLVWIALSLMLIGLVMVTSASFPISSRLTDQPFHFMFRHATFLFLALVTSAVVLQMPLEKWQRYSPYLLGLSFTLLVVVLLAGKSVNGASRWIPLGLFNLQPAEVAKLSLFIFMSSYLVRKQDEVRATFFGGFMKPIMVFAALAVLLLGQPDLGTVVVMLVTLFGMLFIAGAKLSQFLALMVAGVSAVVGLILIEPYRVRRVTSFLDPWEDPFGSGYQLTQSLMAFGRGEWFGQGLGNSIQKLEYLPEAHTDFVFAVMAEELGFIGVVLVLMLIFSLVLKAVFIGKKAFEHQFQFGGYLAFGIGIWFAFQTLINVGAAAGMVPTKGLTLPLISYGGSSLIIMSVAVSILLRIDHECRLMPAVKKAESQTQDEKQ; from the coding sequence TTGGTCAAGGCAGCACATTTCAGAACAACTCTGCTCGGATGGTTTGGTCACAGCGCACCAGAGGCGCTGTTTGATCGCCAACTGGTGTGGATCGCGCTCAGTTTAATGTTGATCGGGCTGGTGATGGTCACGTCGGCCTCTTTCCCGATCAGCTCGCGGCTGACGGATCAACCGTTTCACTTTATGTTTCGCCATGCCACGTTTCTTTTTCTGGCATTGGTCACGTCGGCGGTGGTGTTACAAATGCCGTTGGAAAAGTGGCAGCGCTATAGTCCGTATTTGCTTGGCCTCTCTTTCACTCTGCTCGTGGTTGTGTTGCTGGCGGGGAAATCGGTCAACGGTGCATCGCGCTGGATCCCGCTAGGGCTGTTTAACCTTCAGCCTGCGGAAGTCGCCAAACTGTCGCTGTTTATCTTTATGTCCAGTTATCTGGTGCGTAAACAAGATGAAGTGAGAGCGACTTTTTTTGGCGGCTTTATGAAACCGATCATGGTGTTTGCGGCGCTGGCGGTGTTGCTGTTAGGTCAGCCGGATCTAGGCACAGTGGTGGTGATGCTGGTGACACTGTTTGGCATGTTGTTTATTGCCGGAGCAAAGCTGAGCCAGTTTCTCGCCTTAATGGTGGCAGGCGTCAGCGCGGTCGTTGGACTTATCCTGATAGAGCCATACCGAGTGCGCCGAGTGACGTCGTTTCTTGACCCGTGGGAAGACCCGTTTGGCAGTGGCTACCAGTTAACGCAATCCTTGATGGCATTTGGCCGTGGCGAATGGTTTGGTCAGGGCTTAGGTAACTCGATTCAAAAACTTGAGTACTTGCCAGAGGCTCATACCGACTTTGTTTTTGCCGTGATGGCCGAAGAGTTGGGTTTTATTGGCGTCGTGCTGGTGTTGATGCTGATCTTCAGCCTAGTACTGAAAGCGGTATTCATTGGTAAGAAAGCCTTTGAGCATCAGTTTCAGTTTGGTGGTTATCTCGCTTTTGGTATCGGTATCTGGTTTGCCTTTCAAACCTTAATTAACGTTGGTGCGGCTGCGGGGATGGTACCAACCAAAGGCTTAACCTTGCCTTTGATCAGTTACGGTGGCTCCAGTTTGATTATTATGTCGGTGGCGGTCTCAATACTGCTGCGAATTGACCATGAATGTCGGCTGATGCCAGCCGTGAAAAAAGCAGAGTCACAAACACAAGATGAAAAACAATAA